The proteins below are encoded in one region of Equus przewalskii isolate Varuska chromosome 1, EquPr2, whole genome shotgun sequence:
- the LOC103562452 gene encoding olfactory receptor 4F15-like, whose protein sequence is MDELNNSVVSEFVLLGLSSSWETKVFLMLIFSLIYLGIILGNLFILFLVMFDSHLHSPMYFLLANLSLIDVGLSSTTVPKMIADLPKEYKIISFQGCMTQISFIHIIGGVEMVLLIAMAFDRYTAICKPLHYLNIMNPKICVLFVITSWVTGVIHAMSQFAFIVNLPFCGPNKVDSFYCDFPRVIKLACTDGAKFEFIVAANSGFMTMGTFFLLILSYIFILVTVWKRSSGDLSKASVTLSAHVTVVVLFFTPCMFLYVWPFPTSSIDKYLFIVDFAITPVLNPAIYTLRNNDIKIAIKRLSKRGHYVRFC, encoded by the coding sequence ATGGATGAACTAAACAATTCTGTTGTTTCTGAGTTTGTGTTGCTGGGACTCTCTAGTTCTTGGGAAACTAAAGTTTTTCTCATGTTGATATTTTCCTTGATCTATTTAGGGATCATCCTAGGgaatctcttcattttgtttttggtaatGTTTGATTCTCACTTACATTCTCCTATGTACTTCCTGCTTGCCAACTTGTCCCTCATTGATGTGGGCCTTTCGTCTACCACGGTCCCCAAGATGATTGCAGACCTTCCAAAGGAATACAAGATCATTTCTTTTCAAGGTTGTATGACACAGATATCCTTTATACACATCATAGGAGGAGTGGAGATGGTGTTACTCATAGCGATGGCGTTTGACAGGTACACGGCAATCTGTAAGCCTCTTCACTACTTGAATATCATGAACCCTAAAATATGTGTTTTGTTTGTAATCACTAGTTGGGTAACTGGAGTGATCCATGCTATGTCTCAGTTTGCTTTCATTGTAAACTTGCCTTTTTGTGGTCCTAATAAAGTAGACAGCTTTTATTGTGACTTTCCCAGGGTCATAAAACTTGCATGTACTGATGGAGCCAAGTTTGAGTTTATTGTTGCTGCCAATAGTGGCTTCATGACTATGGGTACCTTCTTCCTGCTAATCCTTTCCTATATCTTCATTTTGGTCACTGTCTGGAAACGTTCTTCAGGAGACTTATCCAAGGCCTCTGTCACTCTTTCAGCTCACGTCACTGTGGTGGTTCTTTTTTTCACTCCATGCATGTTTCTCTATGTATGGCCTTTTCCCACATCATCAATTGATAAATACCTATTCATTGTTGACTTTGCTATCACCCCTGTCTTGAATCCTGCCATTTATACATTAAGGAACAACGAcataaagatagccatcaaacgaTTGAGCAAACGGGGACATTATGTCAGATTTTGCTGA